AGCTTTTAACAGCCGTAGCGATGGATGAAGGATTAAGATTCGCTATCAGAGAAGGTGGAAAAACAGTCGGCGCTGGCGTCGTTACAAAAATTATTGAATAAATAAATACTTAGGAAGATTTGCATGCATGAATATATAACTATGGTTTGTAAAGAGTGTTCAAATAGAAATTATAGAACACCAAAAAAAACACAGCAGACTGAGAAGCTGGAATTAAGAAAGTTTTGTAGGTTTTGCAGAAAGCATACTGAACATAAAGAGTATAAAAAATAGATTTATTTTAAATTCAGATGATCGATAAAATTAAGGTCTGTAGCTCTAATTGGTAGAGCACCGGACTCCAAATCCGGTCGTTGGGGGTTCAAGTCCCTCCAGACCTGCCATATACTTTATTTATAGAAGAGAGATATTAAGAATGTCGTTGTTTGAAACATATAGAAAAGGGCAAGGTTTGTATAGCAGAATTGCCGTTGGTATAGCTTTGGGTATGCTTAGTTTGTTTGCTTCTGTTTCCTTGTATAATTTGCTTATCAACTTGCCGAATATTGCAGAAAATGCTAAAATTCCACTCATTGATATTAATTTGACATGGGGTTTGATTTGTGCATTTGTGCTTTTTGTTTTTCTTGGTTTTTTTATTTGTGTTTTTATTGCTGGGCTTGAGACAGGAATTAAACCGTTAGATGCTGGCAGTAAGAAAACTGTAGAGTTTTTAATTGATACTCAAGGTGAACTCCAGAAGGTCTCGTGGCCTACAAGGTATGAATTGGTCGGTTCGACCGCTGTTGTTATTGTGTCAGTTGTTGTCATAGGAATATTTATATTAGGTGTTGATTGGTTTGTGTCGGTAGTTATGGAATATATAGGTGTGCTTTAAGATGTATGAGATACCGACAATTAATCTACATAATGATGCTAACGATTAAATTAAAGGAAACTCCTCAGAGCTATCAATTCTTTTAGTTCCTTCCGAGTGGTTGATTTAAATAGGCACAGAAAGATTCTGATGTATTGCAATTTATAAAGGCTTTTAAAAATTTTTTTTATTGGTTTAGTTAGATGCCCAAAGAATGGTTTGTGTTGCGCGTTCAGAGCAATAAAGAAGATAAGGTTAGAAGCAGCTTGGTTGAGCGGATTAAGATCCGGGGCCTAGAGAATTTAATTTCAAAAGTACTACTTCCTAGTGAAAAAGTTTCTGAGATTAAAGGTGGTAAGAAAAAGGTAACGGAAAGAAAAATATATCCGGGTTATTTAATGGCTGAGGTTGAAGTTGATGAGAAGGGACAGATACCGAAAGAGGTTTGGTTTTTAATCAGAGAAACACCTGGCGCTGGCGATTTTATTGGCGGACAGAATAAGCCTGTGCCGATGACTGGTTATGAAGTGGAAAAATTATTGTCGGATGTAGAGCATAAAGAGGAAAAACCACGTGCAAAAATAGAATTTCACGAAGGTGAAAAGGTCAGAGTCAAAGAAGGCCCGTTTGAAAACTATGATGGGATTGTTGAAGAAGTATTACCAGCGAGTGGTCGTGTTAAAGTAATGCTTACGGTATTTGGCAGGGCAACGCCTGTTGAGTTAGAATATTGGCAAGTAGAAGCAATTTGAGAGTAGGAGCGTAAAATGGCAAAAGAGGTCTTAACAAAGATTAAATTACAATGCCCAGGAGGGCAAGCAACACCCGCGCCGCCGGTAGGGCCTGCATTAGGTCAGCATGGGGTTAATATAGGGCAATTTGTTAAGCAATTTAATGATAAAACGAAAGATTTGCAAGGCATTGTGACACCTGTGGAGATTACTGTTTTTAAAGATAAAACATTTACCTTTGTTATAAAATCACCTCCTGCATCTGTGCTTTTAAAACAGATAGCTGGGGTTGTGAAAGGATCATCAGAGCCAAATAAACAGAAGGTTGGGCAGGTGGCTCGGCAACAGCTAAAAGAGATTGCAAGTAAAAAGTTAGCAGATTTGAATGTCGATAATTTGGATGCTGCGGTTAAAATGATAGAAGGAACTGCCCGTAATATGGGAATTAAAGTGGTAGATTAACTTCTGTAGATATGAAAAGTATATGTTCGTGGCGTTGAAAGGAAAGTAATCAGATGGCAAAAAGAGGTAAAAGATATGTAGAATCAGCAAAGCTTGTAGATTCTGAAAAAAGGTATGGATTAAAAGAGGCTGTTGTGCTGCTTAAGTCCTTTAAGTCAGCAAAATTTGATGAGAGTGTCGAAGTATCGATGAAGCTAGGTATCGATCCAAAGCAGTCGGATCAGCTTATCAGAGGATCTATTTCATTGCCTAAAGGAATTGGTAAAAGCCTTAAGGTTGTTGTTTTTGCCAGCGGTGAAAAAGCTGAAATAGCGAAAAAAGCTGGCGCAGATGAGGTTGGTGCTGAAGAGCTTGTGAAAAAGGTAGAAGGCGGATGGACGGATTTTGATGTAGCAGTTGCCACATCAGACATGATGAGGCTTGTAGGTAAGTTGGGTAGAGTTCTCGGACCACAAGGTAAGATGCCTTCACCAAAATCAGGTACCGTGACGGACGATGTTGAAACAGCCGTTAGAGAATTTAAAGCAGGGAAAATCGAATATAGAACAGATGCTGGCGGCAATGTGCATGCTCTTGTTGGAAGGGTATCGTTTTCACCTGTAGACTTAGAAGAGAATATCAATACATTCGTTAAACATATTACTAATTCACGTCCGGCATCGGCAAAGGGTGTGTTTGTAGAAAATATATCGATATCTTCAACGATGAGTCCCGGAATAACGTTACAAGTTTAAGTTATACATGATTTGAAGGGAAGTATATAAAGCAATGGCAAATGAATTAAAACAACTTATTGTAAAAGAAATGATCTCTAGGTATCGTAATTCGAATAATTACTTGGTGGTTGGTTATCAAGGAATAAAAGCGCTAGAATTCGACCAGCTAAGAAAGGATTTACACAAGAAAAAGATATTCCTGGAAATAGTTAAAAATTCGCTTATGGCTATTGCATTTAAGGAGATAGGGTTTTCAGAGATTAATAGTCTATTCATTGGGCCAACAGCTATCATATCTGGAAGTGATGACCCGGTTGTTATAGCAAAAGAAACAGTCGAGTGGACAAAGAAAATACCTGCTTTGAATTTACGAGGTGGATTTGTTGATAGAACGGTGCTTTCGGCAGATCATGTAAGTCAATTAGCGAAACTTCCGACAATATCGGTCCTTCATACGCAAATAATTACGAGTATTAATGCTCCAATTGCTGGAGTTGCAAGTGCTTTTGGTTCTGTTTCACGTAGTTTGGCTATTGTGTTGCAAGCGGTAAAAGACGAAAAAGAAAAAAATAGCAAATAATTTTTAGAGATTTCCTGAAAAGGTAGGAGGATTAAAATGGTTGAGGTTAGTGAAGAAAAAACAGTTGAGTCTTCTGGTAAAATTAACCAGGTGCTCGATTTGGTGGCAGGGATGACATTGCTTGAGGCTTCACAGCTTGTAAAGGCTTTTGAGCAGAAATTTGGTGTTTCTGCGGCTGCGGTTGCCGCAATGCCTGCGGGTATGCCAATGGCTGGAGAGAGTAAAGCGGCCGCTGCGGAAGAAAAGACAACTTTTGATATTATTTTGAAAGATGCCGGAGCAAATAAGATTCAGGTAATTAAAGCTGTTCGTGCAGAAACAAATCTAGGATTAAAAGAAGCTAAGGATCTTGTCGAAGGCGCTCCTAAGAAAGTTAAAGAGGGAGTTACGAAAGAAGAAGCTGATAAGATTAAAAAATCGCTTGAAGCTGCTGGCGCAGTGGTAGAAGTAAAATAATAAATTTTTTAACGTAAGAACACTAGGAAACCTATGGAAATTCGTAATTATGGTAAGGTTGAGGATGTTGTAGAGGTCCGAAATCTTGTACAAATCCAAACGAAAGCATATCGTGATTTTTTACAAGCAGATATACCTGCTTCTAAAAGAAAAAATTACGGGATTGAAGCGATCTTGAGGGAAATATTCCCTATAAGTAATTATGATGGTACGATGTCGCTAGATTATATTAAATATGAACTTGGTAAACCACGATATACTCAGGATGAATGCAGACAATTACGCTTGACTTATGGTCGCCCGTTCCGCGTTTGGTTAAGACTTAATAAAGCTGAACCAATAGAGGAAGAAGTCTATTTAGGCGAGATACCGGTGATGATTGGCGGTGGTGAGTTTATCATTAATGGCACAGAAAGAGTGATTGTGACTCAGTTACATCGCTCACCCGGTATAGATTTTATTGAAGAATTTCATGCTGAAAAGAGATTGCATTCATGCCGGATAATTCCAGAGAGAGGAAGCTGGATTGAATTAGAAGTAGGGAAGAAGGATATTCTTACGGTGCGGATAGATCAGAGCGGAAAACTGCCGGCTACGTGTTTTCTTAGAGCACTTTCAGAAGAATATACAAATGATGAAGATATTATTCGGTTATTCTATGATACGGAAGTAATCAAAATCAGTGATTATGCTTCGATTACCAAATTAAGAGGCAGGTATACTGTTGACAAGATCATCAATCCTGAAACAGGAGAAATTGTACTGGAGGCAGGCCGTCAGATTTCAGATACAACGGTAAAAGCAATTGCTGATTTTGAGATTAAGAAGATAGAAGTAATTAAAAAAGCGGATGATCTTCTGGTGTTGAATTCATTAGATTCCGATTTTACGAAATCTCATGAAGATGCATTGTTAAAAATTTATGCTAGATTTCGTCCTGGAAATCCCCAGCAAGTAGAAAAGGCCAAGCAGTTATTTTATGATAAATTTTTTGATGTAAAGAGATACAGACTGGGGTCTGTCGGCAGATTTAGGTTAAATAGAAAATTAGGACACAATATTAATGAAGCCGAGATGACGTTGCAAAAGGAAGATTATGTTGAAGCCATACGGTATATAATGAAATTACGTAAAGGTCAACCTGGTGTATCTGTAGATGACATTGATAATTTAGGCAACCGAAGACTTCGAACGATTGACGAGTTAGCTGGAGAAGAGCTCCGTAAAGGTTTTCTTAAATTGAGAAGGACAGTCCAGGAGAGGTTAAGTGTAAAGGATTCTGATCAGTTAACCCCACGCTCTTTGGTAAACTCTAAAACTATTTTTTCTGCGATTGATTATTTCTTTAGCAGAAGTGAATTATCTCAAGTGCTGGATCAAACAAATCCTTTAGCACAATTAACCCACGAGAGAAGATTAAGTGCCTTAGGTCCTGGTGGATTAAATAGAAAAAGAGCGGGATTTGAAGTGAGGGACGTTCATGTATCTCATTATGGCAGGGTTTGTCCGATAGAAACTCCTGAAGGTACAAATATTGGTTTAATTGCATCTTTAAGTATTTATGCAACAACTGACGAATATGGTTTTTTAATTACACCATATCGGATAATTGATAAAGGAAAAATTACCGAAAAATTAACGTATCTTCGCGCGGATGAAGAAGAAAATAAATTGATAGCCCCGGCAGATGTGTTAATGAAAGATAAAGTGGAAAGTGTATTATGCAGATACAATGGTGATTTTCATCAGGTGAATTTTAAAGATGTTAATTATATGGATGTATCTCCAAAGCAATTGGTCGGAGTATCAGCCAGTTTAATACCATTTCTTGAACATAGCGATGCTAATAGGGCACTAATGGGCTCTAATATGCAGAGACAGGCAGTTCCTCTTTTGAGAACTGAACCGCCTATTGTATCCACAGGTATGGAAAAAGTTGTAGCTCAAAACTCAAGTATGACTATTCAGGCAGAAAATGCGGGAACCGTTACAAAAGTAACAGCGAGCGAAATTATTATCGATGATAGAGATGTCTATAAGCTGAGGAAGTTTGTTGGCTTGAACGAAGGTACTTGCCTGAATCAAAAGCCGATAGTTGCTGAAGGTCAAAAGGTAAAAAAGGGGGAGGTTATTACGGATGGAGCTGCAACGTGCAATGGAGAGCTAAGCCTTGGGAGAAATGTGTTGGTTGCCTTTATGACTTGGGATGGATATAATTTTGAGGACGCGATAGTCATTAGTGAAGCTTTACTGAAAGATGATCGTTTTACTTCCATTCATAGAGAAGAATTTGAAGTGGAAATAAGAGAGACGAAGTTAGGAAGAGAAGAGTTTACTCGTGATATACCTAATGTTTCAGAAAAAGCATTAAGAAATCTCGATGAAAACGGTGTGATACGGGTAGGGACAAAGGTAAAACCAGGAGATATCCTGGTTGGTAAGGTTGCCCCTAAGAGCCGGAGTGAATTATCGCCTGAAGAAAAATTATTACATGCTATCTTTGGTCGTGCAGGAGAAGATGTAAAAAATGAATCACTCGAAGTACCATCTGGCATGGAAGGCATTGTTATAAACACTCAGATATTTTCTAGAAAATCTTATCTCTCTGATGATAAGAGACAAAAAATTTTACAAGAAATAAATGATATAGAAGCAAAATACGATGAGAATATTGTGAAAGAATTCGGCAAGATGTTGAAGGCAATAGATGGTGAGGTTAACGAGCCGTTGGTAGATATACAGACTGGACAGATATATACAATTGAGCGTGGTCTTCCAGCGAAATCTGTTCTCTTGTTAGAGGAACGTTTTGATATCGAGAATATTGAGTTTAGCAATAAAAAGAAAAAAGAAAAAGCTATTGAAATTAGCAAAGAATTTCTTGAGAAAATAGAATATTTAAAAGATGAAAAAGATAGAAAGATTAATCATTTAAAACGCGGGGATGAACTACCTACGGGAGTTTTGGAATTGGCTAAGATCTCAATTGCTACAAAGAGAAAACTATCAGTAGGTGATAAAATGGCCGGCCGTCATGGTAATAAAGGCGTTATATCTAAAATTCTTCCTGAAGAGGATATGCCATTTTTACCTGATGGAACTCGGGTTGAAATGCTGTTGAATCCATTGGGTGTGCCATCAAGAATGAATGTAGGGCAAATTCTGGAAACTCATCTTGGATGGGCTGCAAACAAATTAGGATTCCGTTCGATAACACCGATTTTCGAGGGTGCGTCTGAAGAAGAAATAAGAGCAACTCTTAAAGAAGCTGGCTTACCGGAAGATGGGAAAACTGTTCTCTATGATGGCAGGACGGGGGAAGCTTTCGAACAAAAGGTAACGGCAGGTTATATGTATATGTTAAAGCTTCATCACTTGGTAGACGAGAAAGTACATGCACGGGCAACAGGTCCGTATTCCTTAATTACCCAACAACCACTAGGCGGAAAGGCGCGGTTTGGTGGACAGAGATTTGGTGAAATGGAAGTTTGGGCCCTTGAAGCATATGGCGCAGCTCATAACTTGCAGGAATTGCTTACAGTAAAAAGTGATGACGTAGAGGGAAGGACAAAAATCTACGAATCGATGGTAAAAGGTGAAAATACATTAGAAGCTGGTACTCCTGCCTCCTTCGAGGTACTAGCGAATGAAATTGCCGGACTTGGGTTAAGTTTAAAATTAGAAAAGAAAAAAATGGAAGTTTTAAAAGAGTCGTAAAGGGGTTTATAAATGACAGATATAGTGTACGATAAAATTAATGAATATAGTTCCGTAAAAATATCACTTGCATCAGCAGATGATATACGAAGTTGGTCTTACGGTGAAGTAAAAAAGCCGGAAACAATTAATTATCGTACTTACAGAGCTGAAAAAGATGGATTGTTTTGCGAGCGTATATTTGGTCCTGAGCGTAATTGGGAATGCTTTTGCGGGAAATATAAAGGGATAAAACATAAAGGGATCATTTGTGACCGATGTGGTGTGAAGATCACTCATTCGCGGGTAAGAAGGAAGCGTATGGGACATATTAATTTGGCAGCACCAATTGTTCATATATGGTTCTTTAAAGCAATGCCATCGCGATTAGGGACCCTCTTGGGAATGAAGACTACATCTTTAGAAAGAATTATTTATTTCCAAGATTATGTGGTAATTGACCCGGGAAGCACGCCACTTAAAGAATACCAGATGCTCAGTGAAGAAGAATATAAAGTAAATAAAGAGAAGTATGGGGAACAATCCTTTAAGGCAGGGATGGGGGCTGAGTCGATACGGACGCTATTGCAAAATCTTGATTTGGTAACATTATCAAGTCAATTACGCGAGGAACTTAACCAGACGAAATCCAAGCAGCGTGCCAAAGAAATAATTAAGAGATTGGAAATAGTAGAGGCGTTTAGAGATTCTGGAAATAGACCGGAATGGATGGTATTAAGCGTTATACCTGTTATTCCACCCGATCTAAGACCGCTCGTTTTATTGGAAAGTGGAAATTTTGCTACCTCCGATCTTAATGATCTTTACAGAAGGATTATTAATAGGAACAACCGTTTAAAAAAGTTAATTGATTTAAACGCACCTGAAGTAATCATAAGAAACGAAAAAAGGATGCTGCAGCAAGCTGTTGATGCTTTATTTGATAATACCAGAGGCAAGCGCCCTGTGCTTGGTAGCAATAATAGGCCTTTAAAATCATTGACCGATATGATAAAGGGCAAACAAGGGCGCTTTAGAGAAAACTTACTTGGAAAAAGGGTTGACTATTCTGCACGTTCTGTGATTGTGGTAGGACCCGAACTAAAATTACATCAATGTGGTTTGCCAAAGAAGATAGCTTTGGAATTGTTTCAACCATTCATTATACGAAGATTAAAAGAACTAGGCCTTGCAGATACGATTAAAAGCGCTAAGAAGATGTTGGGCAGAAAGGATAAAGAAGTATGGGATATATTAGAAGAAGTAGTTAAAAGGCATCCTGTATTACTTAATAGAGCGCCAACACTGCATAGAATGGGTATTCAGGCTTTTGAACCTATCTTGGTAGAAGGTAATGCTATTAAGTTGCATCCTTTAGTTTGTCGTGGGTTTAACGCTGATTTTGATGGTGATCAGATGGCAGTTCATATACCGCTTTCAATAGAAGCACAGTCTGAGGCAGTTACCTTAATGTTATCTACGAATAATATTTTCTCGCCAGCTTCCGGCGACCCTATTATAACCCCGAGCCAGGATATCGTTTTGGGCTGTTATTATCTTACCGTAAATTTACAGGATGAACAGGATGTAAAGTATCCAAAGTTTATTGGATTTGAAGAAGTTCTTTATGCTCTGGCTGTTAAGAAGGTACATTTGCATACAAAGATTGAGATAAGATTACATCATGAAAAAATCATTAAGGATAGATTGGGTACTGAAGAGCCGAAAAATGGTTTGTGTAAAACTACGGTTGGGCGTGTTGTTTTCAATAAAATATTGCCACATGGGATGCCATTTTACAATTATACCTTAGATCAGAAAGGTATTAGCAGAATAATACAGGATTGCTATAAAATTTTGGGTAGAGAAAAGACGATTGGTCTATTGGATGATATAAAAGAGATAGGTTTTAAGGAGTGTACAAAGGCAGGGTTGTCATTTGCAATAACTGATGTAAAAATGCCTGTTAAAAAGCAGGATATCTTAGATAAAACGCAAGAGGAAATAGAGAAAATACAAAAACTATATAGGAAGGGTATAATTACAGAGGGTGAGAGGTATAACCAAATTATCGATACATGGACTTATGCCGGTGAAAGAGTTGCCGAGGAGATGTTGAACGAACTTAAAAATGACACGAGAAACGGAAGTCCCTATTTGAACCCTGTGTATTTAATGTCTGCATCCGGAGCAAGAGGTAGTTCTCAGCAATTAAGACAGCTTGCCGGTATGCGTGGTTTGATGGCGAAACCTTCAGGTAGAATTATAGAAACACCTATAAAGGCCAATTTTAGAGAAGGATTAGGGGTATTGGAGTATTTCAGTTCTACCCATGGAGCTAGAAAAGGGTTGGCTGATACAGCGTTAAAAACAGCAGATTCTGGTTATTTAACTCGAAAGCTAGCTGATGTTGCTCAGAATGTAGTTATAACTGCTCAAGACTGTGGTACTACGAATGGTATTACCAAGAGTGTAGTCTACCGCGGTGAGAAAGTCGAGGTGCCTTTAAGTAAGGTAATTGTCGGCCGTGTAGCTAGGAATAATATTGTAGACTTGGTCAAAGATGAGGTAATTATCAGAGAAAACGAGTTAATTACTGAAGAAAAAGCCAAAAGAATAGAATCAATGGGGTATGAGAAAATCAAAGTTAGATCACCTCTAACTTGTGAAATGTCTTTAGGACTCTGTGCCAAATGTTATGGGATGGATTTATCAAGAGGGCAATTTGTAGAAGAGGGAATGGCCGTAGGAATTATTGCAGCTCAGTCAATTGGTGAACCTGGTACACAGCTTACTATGAAGACATTCCATATCGGAGGTACTGCTACACGTTCAGTAGAAGAATCTGAGGTGAGAGCGAAACGCGCTGGTGTTGTAAAATACAGTAATTTGAATGTAGTAAAAAATCCGCAAGGGAAGAATGTTGCTATCAATACAAATGGAGAAATATTGCTTATAGATTCAAAGGGAAGGCAGATTGATAAGCATACCGTTGTATTAGGAGCAGAAGTATTGGTAAAGGAAAATGAAAGCGTTGTTGCGCATCAGGTACTAACAAGATGGGATCCCCATATGATCCCGATATTAACAGAAATGTCTGGCAAAATACGTTTTGAAGATATCGTGATTGGTAAAACTATGAGACAAGAGTCTGATGTATCGACCGGCGTTAAGCGTAAAGTAATTATGGAACATAAGGGAGATTTACATCCCCAAATTATCATAGAAGATGAAACAGGCAAAATATTAGGTCTATACCCGATTCCAGAAAAAGCACATATTGAGGTTGAAGAAGGTGAATTTGTTACTGCTGGAACATTGCTTGCGAAAACGCCAAGAGAGATTTCCAGGACAGAAGATATTACGGGAGGTTTACCTCGGGTTGCTGAAATTTTTGAAGCAAGAAAACCGAAAGATCCGGCAGTGATGAGTGAAATTGATGGTGTTGTAGAGGTAGGTGAAAAACGCCGTGGAAAACGCACTATCATGGTTAGGAGTGAAGCTGCTATGGAAATAGAGCACCTCGTACCGAGAGGAAAACATTTGAAGGTGCATAGAGGGGACCGTATTAAGGCTGGTAGTCCTTTGGTGGAAGGACCTCTTATCTTACAGGACATCTTAAGAATAAGTGGCGAAGAAGAGCTGCAGACTTATATGCTAAAGGAAGTTCAAAACGTTTATCGCTCTCAAAATGTACCGATTGATGATAAGCACATTGAAATTATTATTGGTCAGATGTTGAGAAAAGTGAAAGTGGATGATGTAGGCGATACAATTTTCTTACCTGGGCAGATTGTTGATAGGTTTAAATTTAAAAATGAGAATAAGAAAATAATCGAAAAGGGTGGAAAGCCTGCAACTGCAAAATCTTTGTTGATGGGTATAACAAAGGCCTCTTTGCAATCGGATAGTTTTATATCTGCTGCCTCTTTCCAGGAAACAACAAAAGTTTTGACAAGAGCGGCACTAGAGGGTAAAACGGATGGGTTAGTTGGACTGAAAGAAAATGTTATTCTTGGGCATCTTGTGCCAGCTGGCACAGGATATAAGACCTATTTGTCGCTTTCTGCTATACCAACGGAAACTGTTATCTCAAAAGAACTTGAAAAATCTAAAGATAAAGAATTAGTAATGTTAAGTTAATAAGGAGTGGAAAAATATATGCCGACAATAAATCAGTTAATTCGAAAAGGCAGAAAGATGGTTAAAAACAAAAGCAAGAGTCCTGATCTTGATAAGTGTGCTCAAAAAAAAGGAGTTTGTCTTCAGGTTATGACAAGAACACCAAAAAAGCCTAACTCTGCCTTAAGGAAAGTAGCTAGAGTAAGGTTATCTAATGGAAGAGAAGTGACTGCTTATATTCCAGGAGAAGGTCATAATTTACAGGAACATTCTATTGTTTTGGTGAGAGGGGGTCGTGTGAGAGACCTTCCTGGTATTAAATATCATATTGTTCGCGGGACGTTAGATTGTGCAGGTGTTGATGGTAGAAGGCGTTCTCGCTCTAAATATGGGACAAAGGTTCCCAAATAGGTTTCGTTGAAGGAGAATGTAGTTTATGGCGCTTGCATATAGGAGCACGGCAATATTTTTACAACCAGATATAAAATATAAAAGTAAGTTAGTCTCAAAAATTATAAATTGCCTTATGAGAAAAGGCAAAAAAAGTGTAGCAGAGAAGGTGTTTTATGATGCAATGGAAGCTATAGGAAAAAAGATGCCAGATATTGAATCTTTGGAAGTGTTTGAGATTGCGGTGAATAATGTAAAACCTTTGGTAGAAATTAAATCGAAACGTGTAGGCGGTGCAACATATCAGGTGCCGGTGGAGGTGCCAAAACAAAGACAGCAATCGTTAGCATTTCGTTGGATAATAGATGCTGCGAAAGGTAAAAAAGGACGTCCCATGTATCAACGGTTAGCTGATGAGTTGATAGATGCATATAAAAAGCAGGGCGCAGCTATAACGCAAAGAGAAAATACCCATAAGATGGCTGAGGCTAACAAGGCATTTGCACATTTTGCATGGTCGAAATTTTAATATTGATAGAGAAGTTTAATAATATAGGAAGTTTATAATATGAGTTTAGAAAAGATGAGAAATATTGGAATTGCAGCGCATATTGATGCCGGTAAAACAACAACTTCAGAACGCATACTATATTATACAGGCAGATCGTATAAAATGGGTGAGGTTCATGAAGGAACTTGTGTGATGGACTGGATGGAAGAGGAACAAAAACGTGGAATTACTATAACGGCTGCTGCAACGACATGTTTTTGGAATGATTATCAAATCAATCTTATTGATACCCCAGGTCACGTGGATTTTACTGTAGAAGTGGAACGCTCACTTCGAGTTCTTGATGGTGCCGTTTGCGTTTTTTGTGGTGTTGGTGGTGTTGAGGCACAATCAGAGACGGTGTGGCGTCAAGCTGATAGGTATAATGTGCCGAGAATCTGTTTTGTAAATAAGATGGACCGTACAGGGGCTGATTTTTTAAAGGTTGTGAATGAGATTAACGAAAGATTAGGAATTAAGGCGATTCCTATTCAATTACCTATTGGTAAAGAACAAGGGTTTAAAGGTGTTATTGATCTTGTAAAGATGAAAGC
The genomic region above belongs to Candidatus Jettenia caeni and contains:
- a CDS encoding DNA-directed RNA polymerase beta' subunit; protein product: MTDIVYDKINEYSSVKISLASADDIRSWSYGEVKKPETINYRTYRAEKDGLFCERIFGPERNWECFCGKYKGIKHKGIICDRCGVKITHSRVRRKRMGHINLAAPIVHIWFFKAMPSRLGTLLGMKTTSLERIIYFQDYVVIDPGSTPLKEYQMLSEEEYKVNKEKYGEQSFKAGMGAESIRTLLQNLDLVTLSSQLREELNQTKSKQRAKEIIKRLEIVEAFRDSGNRPEWMVLSVIPVIPPDLRPLVLLESGNFATSDLNDLYRRIINRNNRLKKLIDLNAPEVIIRNEKRMLQQAVDALFDNTRGKRPVLGSNNRPLKSLTDMIKGKQGRFRENLLGKRVDYSARSVIVVGPELKLHQCGLPKKIALELFQPFIIRRLKELGLADTIKSAKKMLGRKDKEVWDILEEVVKRHPVLLNRAPTLHRMGIQAFEPILVEGNAIKLHPLVCRGFNADFDGDQMAVHIPLSIEAQSEAVTLMLSTNNIFSPASGDPIITPSQDIVLGCYYLTVNLQDEQDVKYPKFIGFEEVLYALAVKKVHLHTKIEIRLHHEKIIKDRLGTEEPKNGLCKTTVGRVVFNKILPHGMPFYNYTLDQKGISRIIQDCYKILGREKTIGLLDDIKEIGFKECTKAGLSFAITDVKMPVKKQDILDKTQEEIEKIQKLYRKGIITEGERYNQIIDTWTYAGERVAEEMLNELKNDTRNGSPYLNPVYLMSASGARGSSQQLRQLAGMRGLMAKPSGRIIETPIKANFREGLGVLEYFSSTHGARKGLADTALKTADSGYLTRKLADVAQNVVITAQDCGTTNGITKSVVYRGEKVEVPLSKVIVGRVARNNIVDLVKDEVIIRENELITEEKAKRIESMGYEKIKVRSPLTCEMSLGLCAKCYGMDLSRGQFVEEGMAVGIIAAQSIGEPGTQLTMKTFHIGGTATRSVEESEVRAKRAGVVKYSNLNVVKNPQGKNVAINTNGEILLIDSKGRQIDKHTVVLGAEVLVKENESVVAHQVLTRWDPHMIPILTEMSGKIRFEDIVIGKTMRQESDVSTGVKRKVIMEHKGDLHPQIIIEDETGKILGLYPIPEKAHIEVEEGEFVTAGTLLAKTPREISRTEDITGGLPRVAEIFEARKPKDPAVMSEIDGVVEVGEKRRGKRTIMVRSEAAMEIEHLVPRGKHLKVHRGDRIKAGSPLVEGPLILQDILRISGEEELQTYMLKEVQNVYRSQNVPIDDKHIEIIIGQMLRKVKVDDVGDTIFLPGQIVDRFKFKNENKKIIEKGGKPATAKSLLMGITKASLQSDSFISAASFQETTKVLTRAALEGKTDGLVGLKENVILGHLVPAGTGYKTYLSLSAIPTETVISKELEKSKDKELVMLS
- a CDS encoding 30S ribosomal protein S12 encodes the protein MPTINQLIRKGRKMVKNKSKSPDLDKCAQKKGVCLQVMTRTPKKPNSALRKVARVRLSNGREVTAYIPGEGHNLQEHSIVLVRGGRVRDLPGIKYHIVRGTLDCAGVDGRRRSRSKYGTKVPK
- a CDS encoding 30S ribosomal protein S7, which gives rise to MALAYRSTAIFLQPDIKYKSKLVSKIINCLMRKGKKSVAEKVFYDAMEAIGKKMPDIESLEVFEIAVNNVKPLVEIKSKRVGGATYQVPVEVPKQRQQSLAFRWIIDAAKGKKGRPMYQRLADELIDAYKKQGAAITQRENTHKMAEANKAFAHFAWSKF